The nucleotide window AtcaacgatgacgatgatatcaTTGAGGTTGCGGACCATGATGGACACTACGATTAGGAGAAAAGATACTGGATATTATGCGACTAATGTGGAGGAGTTTGTCGGTATCTTACGGGGCGGGATATAAAGCGAGGGGAATATGGTGGAGGTTATTGGTCACGATCATGGCCAGGAGATAACATGCTAGACAGCATGGGATAAATCGATTTTAGCCGCATTTAAATAGAGATGCTTTATCAATTTTGGAAACAATTTCTATACAACTTCTTCTAAGACTATCTTCCTGTGATATTCTAAACTTGAAATCCATGCGACTGTGAAACAAACACCACATTTACAGCTTCGCCTTGGGAGCGCTCATCATTGTCTCGGCAACGATTCTTCGCTGGATCTTGCCAGTCGCGGTCTTGGGCATGATCTCGGTGAAGTAGATCTAAGACACTGTTAGCACTTCCGCTCTCTACGTGTAGAGCATATTGAAGGGAAGCTCACCTTCTTGGgcaccttgaacttggcggATCGCTCAGCGACCCaagccttgagctcctcagCAGTCAACTTCTCGCCATTCTTgagaacaacagcaacaccaatATCCTGACCGTAGACCTCATCAGGGATAGCAAAGCTGACAGCCTCGCTGATCTTGGGGTGACGGGTCAAGACATTGTCCAGCTCAATAGGGCTGATCTTCTCACCGCCCTTGTTGATAAGCTCCTTGATGCGGCCGGTAATGATGATATAGCCATCCTCGTCCTTCTTGCCTTGATCGCCTGTTCGGAAGAAGCCGTTCTTGTGGTAAGAAGAAGCATTGGCGGAAGGGTTGTTGAGATATCCCTTGGTGACGTTCTCGCCAATGATGCAGATCTCACCCTCGGAGCCTTGAGGAACCTCCTCACCCTGCTCATTGAGAATTCTAACCTCGACGCCCTGACCAATACCAACAGTTCCAGCCTTTCTCTTAGCGGGAGGAAGAGGGTTAGATGTCATCTGATGAGCAGCCTCAGTCATGGCGTAGGCCTCGAGAACGGGGGCGTTGTAGGTCTCCTCAAGCTGCTGGAAGACAGTGGGTGACAGAGGGCTAGAGCATGATCGGATGAAGCGAATCTCGGGCTTGGGGTTGGGAGGAGGGTTCTTGAGCAGGATCTGGTGGATGGTGGGAACGGCAGTGTACCAGTTGGCTTTGTGGGTGTTGAAGTCGGCCCAGAACTCGGAGGCGGAGAACTTGGTGGGAACGACCATGGAGCCACCGGTGAAGAGAGGAGCGAGGAGACCGCAGAGAAGGCCGTGGACGTGGAACAGAGGCATGACCAGCATGGTTCGGTCCTTGGATGTGAGTTGGTATgtgttcttgatgttgtctgTGAAAAGAGTTAGCCAATGAAGTGAGATGAGTGTGGTATAGCGTACTCATGGTTCGGGTCAGGTTGCGGTGAGTGAGAGGGACCTGTCCATGTGAGTATAAGCTGTCAATGAGAATCACAAGTAAATCTACTCACCACCTTGGGTCGCGACGTAGTGCCGCTGTCAATTTGTTAGTTATGAGCTTATCATAGCTATCATGAGAACTTACCTGGTGTGAAGGATAAGAGCAACATCATCAGGCTCAGCTGTGAGAACCTTCTCCTTCCTGCCCTTCAGAAAGCCATAATCCTTGACATCGAGCGCAACCTCACCCTTGGCAGCATCCCAATAACACTCAGCAACGGCAGCGTTAAACTTTTTAGCAGCCTTCACGCTGGCCGCACCAGCAGCCCAAGCTCCCTTGGGAACAAGCACGATAGCGCTCTTGACATCTTCGATGTAGaactcaaactcatcctGCTTATAAGCCGAGTTGAGAGGCGCCGCGATACCGCGCTGCCATGAAGCAGCGAGGAAAGAGACGATGAACTCGTACGAGTTGACGAGCGCGATAGATACGGGCGCGGCTTTTGTGATGCCGAGGTCGGCGAGCTTGCGCTGAAAGGCGGACACATCGGCCTCGAGGTTGGAGTAGCTGATGGTGAgagccttgggcttggatGGCACGATAATGGCCTCTGCGAGCGGATTGCTCTTGTCAATGGCTGTTTGGAGTGTGAGTGCCATGGTGATCAAGTGAGATTGAGGTTTGGTCTTGGCAGGGGTATCGCtgataagaagaaaagacaCGACAATGACTGGAAAGGACAACaactgatgatgaagaagtagAGTTGAGAGAGCGGTTTTAGATAGTAGCAACGGTCTGATAGTTTTAGTTTCGCATAGGGGAATTTGAGGAATAGTTTACATGACGTGCTACTGCTGTTACTGCTACTGTTACTGCTGGGCCATGTCCCGGGGGTCGTTCGGCTTCCATCCGAGCCGACCACCCGCCGAACTATGTCCACTGCCAAGTGGATTATCAGCCAGTTTTACGCGTCTCTCTTTTCTTGGTTTTGGGTCCTGAGGTCAGTGTTGCCTTGGAGATGTATCGGCGAAATATTCTGAAGCAGATTGTCATAGAGGACCCTGTGTCATCATAGCCCCTGAGTCTGATTACTACTTGGCTGCTGGGCATTGATCTTGCGGTGTCGAAGCTGTCAGACAAGAACACTAGTATATCTAGCATGGATATATCTTGTTTCTACTCTGTAGATTTGTTGCATTGGTATAAGTTGGATATGGTGATGCCCGATTCGACCCCTGATATACCCATCATGACACATTTCTAGAACAAATTCGACAGTCAAGACGTCAAACTGTCTGTACCTACATGAATGCGACTCTGACAAAGGTTTATGCGGCTCAGACCGGAAATCGGCAAAGTCTTCCCAAGCCTAAATTGAAAAGATCTCGGGCTTGCTCCAAAAGACTCTCCATCAATCCCTAGCATGGTGTCGAGCTGGGGCGCATGATGGGGGTGCCGGGCGCCCCCAATATTTCTTTATTGGCGGGGTTTTAGGCTCTCAATGCTGCAAATTAGGGGCGCTAGAGCCTAAACTGACCACCTACTCCATACCTGCAGGGTGGGGCATGTTCTATCGGCTGCCCATGCGGCGCGGTACGGCGGcgccttcttccttcttcgTTAGTCTACTCTTCAATTGAAGTTACCTTCCATTTAGTTACCTTACACTGTATCCTCATAAGCTGCGCCTCATCTTCCCCCGCTATCGCTGGCTGTTATTGTCCATTATAACCTCACTTTTACAAATAACTACCAATTCCACGCTTATTTCCATAACTCAGGCCGTTTCCTCTCGATACATCCTCGGCCTCGAATCTGCGATCTCGTACATGTCTCCGTCTCATCCGCGCCGACCGATTACCCCCCGCTCCTGAGATCGATTTGAATACACACGTTGCCCATCATGGCTGAGGTGGACGCGATGCCCACCTTTGGCTCAGAGCTCAAGGTTGGTTGCCTACTTGACTAAAGATAGCCCGCTGTTCATAATGCATCATTACGGCCTCCTTTTTGCCTTGCGCCTGCATTGGAAGCTCCTTTCACATGCTCTCCCAACATTCGCATAGCTGACAAACATCTTCCTAGGATGGCTTCAAACCCGCGAATGCATGGCTCGGTCATGGCATCGCCTGGCTTGAAGATATACAGCAATTCTACCGCGAGCGCGCTGCCATCGAGAAGGAATATAGCGCAAAGCTTACAGCACTTGCCAAAAAGTACtttgacaagaagaacaagaagacggCCCAGCTTAGTGTAGGAGACACTCCTGCCATGACGCCCGGCTCGCTCGAGAGGTACGAACACAACCCCCCATGAGTTGGCTTGAAAGCATACGCTGATCACTGTGCGACAACTCCAGTGCTTCTTTGACCACATGGACAACCCAGCTTACGACGCTCGAATCCCGCGCCAACGAGCATGACCGATACGCCAACAATCTTATTTCCCAGGTCGCCGAGCCGCTCAAGTTCTTTGGCGGCCGTTTCGAAGAATTGCGCAAACGACACTCCGACTATGCCACCAAGCTCGAGCAGGAGCGCGATGCTTCATATGCCTCACTCGCCAAGACAAAGGGTAAATACGACACTGTCTGCCAAGAGGTTGAGTCCAAGCGTAAGAAGACCGAGTCGCATTatgacaaggccaaggctcaGAATGCCTACCAACAACAGCTATTCGAGATgaacaacgccaagaacACTTATATCATTGCGATCAATGTTACCAACAAGCAGAAGGAGAAATATTACCACGAATATGTTCCCGAGGTTATGGATAGTCTACAGGATCTTAGCGAGTTTCGAACGACCAAGCTGAACAGTCTTTGGACTGTTGCGACAAACCTCGAGTCTGACATGCTGCAACAAAGCAACGGCATGGTCCAGCACCAAGGCACCGAGATTCAGAGGAACTTGCCCCATCTCGACTCCATGATGTACATTCAACACAATATGGGAGCTTTTAACGAACCACCCGACAAGCATTTCGAGGCCAGTCCTGTTTGGCACGATGATGGCACCATGGTAGTTGACGAGACCGCAAAGGTCTTCTTGCGCAATGTCTTGGGCAAGTCCAAGTCGCAACTAGGAGAACTACGGAGGGAGGTTGATAAGAAGCGACGAGAGGTTGAAAGTCTCAAACAACTCAAGCAACGAGTAAgggaaggaaaagagaagaaggacgaggtGGAAGTTGTTCGCATACTCTTCTCAATGCAGGAAGATCTTCATTCTATTGATCGTCAAAGACTGACGGCCGAAGTCGAAACATCGACAATCACATCTGTGGTGGGTGATGTGACGTTGGGTGCGAAGAACCACAACTTCAAGAGTCAAACGTTCAAGATACCCACGAATTGTGACTTGTGTGGAGAGAGAATCTGGGGACTGAGCGCAAAGGGCTTCGATTGTCGTGACTGCGGCTACACATGCCATAGCAAATGTGAGATGAAGGTGCCCCCTGACTGTCCTGGCGAACAGTCCAAGGATGAGcgcaagaagctcaaggccgAACGCCAGGATGCCGCGAATAAGCTACTCAAGCCCAGTACCACGATGACATCGGTGCATTCTAATGCTTCAGATGGACCCGAACTCACCCGTTCCAATACCATGACGTCTCTAAGCTCTCACTCAGCACGCCCATCTCTATCGGGATCCATATCTGGGCAGCTCAGCCCATCGGAGGAAACACCACCAGACGCAGGACGGCCAAGCATGTCTTCGGCCAAGTCATCTAGCACTATGCGCAAGAACAGAATCATGGCGCCTCCACCAGCAGCTTACATCACAGGTTCAGGCGCCGGTGAGACAAATGGTGGCacaaaggaggagaagaagggcaagatgCTGTATGCATTCGAAGCTAGTGGTGAGGGTGAACTTACAGTACATGATGGTCGAGATGTGGTACTGCTGGAACCCGACGGTAAGTCTGAACTCCTGATACCCTAGTGACGATATCTGATTGTATTATAGACGGCTCTGGCTGGGTCAAGGTTCGAGCGGGCTACAAGGAAGGTCTCGTTCCCTCATCATATGTCGAATTCACCACCGTTGCGACACCGGCTGCTCCCGCTCCCGCAGCCCGACCATCATCTACTTATTCcacctcaacaacatcctccCTAGCGCCATcaaccaagaagaagggtccCGCAGTAGCGCCCAAGCGCGGCGCAAAGAAGCTCCGCTACGTAGAAGCTCTATACGAATACACGGCACAGGCTGAGTCAGAGCACTCCATGGCCGAAGGCGAACGCTTCGTCCTCGTGCAGGATGACCCGGGTGATGGCTGggtcgaggtcgagaaggcGGGCGTCACGGGAAGTGTGCCTGCAAGTTACGTGCAGGCCGTCTAGAGAACGAGCAAGGGTTGCAGATGCGGGTTTTGTCGGCGCACGATTAAATCGACTTGAAAGAAGCTCCAACCTTACCTTGTACCCATTTGGTTTCTCAAGCATGAGACCTGGTTCGAATGTATATATGAAGCGGGCAAAGCGGAGCTGTATGATTGGGATTCTGTTTCAAACTTCTACccaaaagaaagagaagagaagatacGATTAAACAGGAGCTGTATATTTTGGGTTAAGGATGCATTTGTGGGGAATAGGTACATAGTACATGAATTCGGGGTTCAAAATGGAATACATGCTGAGCCGCATCGCATCGGTATGAGCTTACGAAGCAATTTGTGGTGTCTTTGCCACTCTACCGAAGTTTCCGGAAATTAAGAGTCATAGCATCACGAGCAGAGAAAAAAGTCCATAGGGAAAGTTTAGAGGACGAAGAGCTTGATTTGAAACATGAGAACTCTAATCGTGTTCAGAtaggagaagaaaagggatGTTATGGCATCCGTCTAGTATATTACAGGGGTATTACAGATAAAAAGGCTCAACCGTCCGACACCATTGGTTCATTTCTCATGCATACTGCCTGGTATACGATCCCGTTTCCTAGCCCCTAATCCATCAGCCATTCTTTCATTGATCATGTAAAGTGTGCGTGTGCATTGTATTTGTGTATCAAACAGGAGGGGGATATCATTTCTTTCAGTTCCAGTACCTTGGAATAAACGCCGTGCCAAAAAATTGAGAGTAAAAGTGTAAAGAGTCATGTCAAGACTCATACTTGATGTGAAACCATGAGCCCCATGCATAAAGCCGAACGCCGAGTGGAGTGTGTATAAGTTGAGTGAAAGAAGATGGAGCTGTCAAGGAATGAATTTCCCGAGAATATCAGGAATTTGCCTGGTCCAGATCGCTTGTCATGATGCTCAGACCTTGATCTCCTGCTTATGGTCCATTGAAGTTAGGGACTGCCAAAGGCAAGATTGGATCCTAGATCATCTGTGCAGTGGGAGCTCCCAGGGTATGTCCGAGACCTTCACGCAGAGCGTCCTGCAACTCGGCGATCTGGGCCATCATAGACAGAGAATGTTGGGAGTTTTGGTTCATCTCAGCCCTCAgcttctcattctcctccttcagGCGTTTGACTTCTTCTCTGAGTTCAGTCAGCTCCTCAGTGGCCTGCTCGCTCGAGTGGCGTTTGCGCTTCATGCCTGTCTTTTCGCTGTCGTTGTCGCCGGGTGATTGAACGATTTCGGTAGGAGTAGATCCATCAGGATTGGTATGAACCCGACGTAGGTGCTCGTTCAGGTTCTCCTGTCTTGAGAATCCCTTGCCGGTGTGTCGCTTGCAGTTGGGATGAGGACAGTTGACCGTGTTCTTGGGTCCTCCATGTTTGCCATGAACCTCTCGTTCATGCCGAAGCAAACCGCCAGAGTATGTGAAACCGGGGAGATTTTCGCATCCCTCGGCAGGGCATCGGTACGGCCGTTCATGCTTGTCCATGTGCTTGCTACAAAATAGTTAGCAAAATGTTACTAAGTGCGAAATTCGGGTGGGAACTTACTTCCACTCGCATTTGCGCGAAAATACTCGGACTTCTTCCTTACAATCGTCCAAGGTACAGTGAAACTTGCCGTCGGCGCCCTTTACCGCTTCTCTCTCGGGCTTTGGAATGGACTTCACTCGAGAAGCcgaaggaggaggagattcgATACTCGGGGAAAGATCTTTGTCGTCGGGTAGAGGGTCGAGTGATGGTGCTTGCATAGCGGCCTCGATCGGGGACGGGAACGTATGGGGTCCTAGGTCGAGTCGGGTTGCTTCCtggacagcagcagcatcctCTGGCATCATCCCTCTATCATCTCCCAGAACGCCTGTGGAATCCGGAAGCATGGACGCCTCGGTTGTGTAATGACTGAGTTGCTCGGCGACATCACTGTCTGTAAATCTTTGGTCCGCACCATGATCGTGGTCGTCGCCGATGGGAGGATAGCTCCCATCATGAATAAAGTTACGAGGTTCGAATGCGACACTCATGGTGCCTGTGAGTGACTGATGTTGCTTTGCGACAATCGGAGGCAACGCAAGAATCGCGGTCGCAGGAGTTTGTAATCGAGTGGCGCGTGAATTAAAAGCGGTGCTTGTGGTCGGGGGGCGAGACTGCGCTTTATAGAGGATCGTAGGCgagagttggtgttgagtgaTAGAGGAGGCGTAATTGTAAATCGTTATGCCGATGACTACTTGCTCGGTTCGGGTTGGTTATGATGAATGAAGCTTGAAGGTTGGAGGCCTGAAAATTCTGGTATGAAAAAGCGGAAGGCTACGGGTAGAACAAGGTGGAGTAAAATGTGACGAGTGCTAGAATTAGTCAGAGTTAGCACGTGACATCGCGTGTGCGTGGCTCAGCAAAAGCAAGTATTGTGGCGCCGACAGATCCGAGTTGTTGGGCGAAAGTCTGTTGCGAACACGACTTTATTAGTATTTGACTGTTACTCCAGGCAGACAACGGGTAACGATGACTCGATACGGCAGGTCCCATAATAAGCAAAGTCCTTGGACTTATGCGGAAGCGTTAAAAATCGTGACTCACGCGCCGTGCCTCTTTGGTGGCGTCGCATAATGGAGGCGTGGGGAAGTGCAAGGCTACGACGACTACTAACAGCACGCAAGTAGACTTCCTTGTGTGTCCGCCCATTAATCGTTGCCTTTTCTGATCTTCGCTCGAAGATAGTATAGTTAGGCATGAGGCTGTGCGGGCCGCGTTTATGGATCCTTTGCAGATGCATTCCGATAGGATCTCATGATCTCGTTCACAGTCTCTGGATTTTAAGCCAACTTTGCTTATTGGAGGATCCGTATCATCTGCCAGGATTTCCAAGTTCAAGTCCGTGACGTGCACTGAGAAGTGACTTGTCTGACCCTGGCTCTTAGGACTCAATAGGCGTCAGGCTACTACCGTTCAAGTCGCTAACAGCACCTGTGAGGGATCTCTGTTTCCGAATAGTGCGCACTTACTGGGCATGAGATAATCAGATAAATCAAGGCAGCTTCCAAAAATGGATGAAGCATACGATGACTGGTCGGCCTCGTCCAAGTTGGTCTCCTCTAGGTGCCTGACTCATCGTGCCAGGTTGGTGTTGGTCCTTTGGTTGTGAGGCCTCACAACCTTATTTTCCAGGTGGTAATAGTCGAACATAAAGTGGGCACCTTTGTCCAACAGGAACAATATCAAAGGGGATGAATGTATCAACGTCTAGACCACTGAGTCTTGAACGGGACATGTCGCGGCTTGCTAGATTGATGGTCCAAATCAATGCTAGTTTGCGACAGGCTTGCGACTATCAACGTATCGCAGACTTTGGCGTGGAGTTGTTGCGTATGTATCAGAGCACCAGTATGTGGGTGGCACAAGCAGATGACGCTGGTGGTGACGACGATAATCCCAAGTGAGGCATTGGCGAGACTACCGAAGATCGATGAGCTCGCTAAGGACGAGGGTCGGTTCGTAACGAGTAAGGAGTAAGGATTCTGCCGATTCAATAGCATTTGAGTCGCAGATGATCCCTGGTGGTGACGGTTTTGGGTGTTGAGAGAGGGGAAATTGAAAATGGGTGAGAATTTGGAGATTCGGGCGCCTTGTCGTTTAGATTAGGGACGGGACGGGAAGGAACGATCTGAGTTCTAAGGCATTTGTGCATTTACACCAGAAATATGAGGTTGAACCATTCAACGATGGGATGCGGCCTGACATGGGCCAGGCCTAAAGCAGCTAATGCTGAGCTTGCGAGGATCAACCATGGCCATGAGCCACACGAATTATGCGTATCGTTATTGGTTTATTACGACGATCAGAGCTGATCTCAAGAACCTTGTCAGAGCTTATCAATTgaagaaataaaaaggaTCGTATTTGAAGGTTCCTTTTAACCTTAACCCTTGGGCAATACCAAACCCACGgactcatcatcttctctaCCCACAGAACGGTTTGAGGGGTTGAGACCCAAGCGGATGGAATGTTATTAGTATGGATAACAGCAAAACCTCATGTCGGACATTTGTCTTCCGTCTTATGCTTGTGTTACTGAACCTGAAGCATTCCCCGCTCTCAGTCCTCAGACCCAATAGAGACAATTGGTTCGATAATGCGATAACTAACGCCTCTAGATGAAGTGGCTTTCGGCAAATGTCTTTGTTCACGGTGCTCCAACAGTTTGCTGTGTTATGATGTGAAAGCCTTCATCTGTGCATTTCCTGAATCTGCTAACCCCTGATGATTATTGATCTAGGTCTTACGCCTCAATATGTGAACAATACTCCTGGCATAAGCCACCAGAGTTCACGGTGTTGGTTCAAGTAACACACAGGTCTATAAAGAAGATGTGATTTCTCCCTCTCGTCCTCCATACCATACTCACACGCGTTTCAATACTCTGTCAAACAGTCCATCATCACTAAACACCATGTCTTTCGGAAAACTCACTACTTGTCTCTGGTTCGAGGACCAAGGCGAAGAGGCAGCGAACCACTACGTCTCAATCTTTGCCCCTGATTCCAAGATCAACAGCATCCAACGCTACACTCCCGCCGGTCAAGACCAACACGGCCAGGAACCCGGAAGGGTCATGGTTGTCGAATTCGAGCTTCGAGGCCGTTCCTTTGTCGCTCTCAATGGCGGTCCAGCGAAGTGGAAATTCAGCGAAGCCATTTCTCTCATGATCGACTGCAAGGATCAGGCTGAAGTTGATCACTTCTGGGAGAAGCTCAGCgaaggtggtgatgaggccCGCCAACAGTGTGGATGGTTGGCCGACAAGTTTGGAGTTGCTTGGCAAGTCGTGCCCTCAGCGctcaaggagatgatggggTCTGAGGATAAAGCTGCAGCTGGAAGAGCGACTATGGctatgatgaagatgaagaagtttgaTATTGCTGAGTTGGAGAAGGCGTACAAGGGCTGATGTACACAAGGCGAAGCTGCCAGTAGGCAATTTGATGTACCCCATTCCTAGCTGTGATAGCTATCATAGTATCTATATAAGATGATGTTATTATTTGGAGAGTCGCAAAGATTGAGCCTATGATTGGACTAAACTATCTTCGTTACAAGAGTCGTTGGACCCTGGCTGCAGGCACTTTGCCTTCCCCCAGACATCAGATCAACGGCTGCAAAGCCGAGGGTACTCCGGACTGCACCGAGCATTTCTAGAATACCAGACACTGCCTTTAAGCCGAAGATAGGCTAACAGAGATCACGCTGTCGTTTTATACAAGTTTGAATGACTATTGCTGTTCCGATCGTCGGTGTTGGACTCGGTAGATTGCCGAATAAGCTCTTATCGGGCCATGTCGCATCCGGAGCTTTGGAGCTTTGGAGCTCTATAGCTACAATTGTTGAGATATAATTCTCATCTCTGAACTAATCACCTTTCCTCTGATGTCTATAGGTCACCAATCACTCAATTGATACAACATTATCCGTGTCTCTTCATATTCAGGTCCGGAGTGACTAAAAACCAGCCGATCACGTTGGCAGAGTCTAC belongs to Fusarium oxysporum Fo47 chromosome V, complete sequence and includes:
- a CDS encoding Glyoxalase/Bleomycin resistance protein/Dihydroxybiphenyl dioxygenase; this translates as MSFGKLTTCLWFEDQGEEAANHYVSIFAPDSKINSIQRYTPAGQDQHGQEPGRVMVVEFELRGRSFVALNGGPAKWKFSEAISLMIDCKDQAEVDHFWEKLSEGGDEARQQCGWLADKFGVAWQVVPSALKEMMGSEDKAAAGRATMAMMKMKKFDIAELEKAYKG